The Mustela erminea isolate mMusErm1 chromosome 10, mMusErm1.Pri, whole genome shotgun sequence genomic sequence ctatttttgatatatatagCTGGAACTGACTTTTACACCTAATTTGAGAGGATTTGAATCCTTTGTAATTGGTTGTATTTAGTGTTGGTTGGAGATTGCTGACAGTTGTTTTTCACTTCCACCACCTCATTGTGTGATTtctattgcttaaaaaaaaaagcacttttccCTGCctgagtcctgagattgagtcccacattgggctccttgctcagcaggaagcctgcttctctctctctctgctgctccccctgcttgtgttctctctctctctgacaaatgaataaacaaaatcttaaaaaatcttgcagaagatcaacaaggagatAGAAGACTTAAACAACATGACATAAGAGACATCTATAGAAGGCTCCAGCCACCAAGAACAGAATAATACAGTTGCTCTCAACTGCACTTAGAACATTGTCTAGGATAGACCATACTCTAGACCATGAAAAAAGCCtcagtgtgtttttttgtttgtttgtttgttttttaaagattttatttaggctccccgctgagcagagagcccaacatggggctcgatcccagggctcgatcccaagaccccacatggggctcgatcccaggaccccctgtcccaggaccccctgtcccaggaccccacgtggggctcgatcccaggaccctgggatcatgacctgagccgaaagcagatgctttaacccactgagccacccaggcacccaggtgccccagcttcaGTATGTTTAAAAGGACTGAGATCTTTAAATTTTGAGACATCTCACAAACCAATACTGTCACTCTTTCGCTTTGTCATGAATGTTCAGTGACACATACAGAGGTGGCCATGGTTACACATAATGTGGGCCACTAGCCTGGAAAAGCAAAACAGCTAAACAGAAGAGACAAATATTCTAGAGAAGTTTCTCTAGTGTCAGGCACACAACCAGGGATAAATTGCTCCATGGAAAGTAAAGAGGTGTCGGAGGATCACTTTCTCTCCtaactgtctctctctttaaaacttCAGCCTCTATGTCACTACATGTCATTGCATAGAAATGCTGTGAATCACCACTAACCACCATACACCCAATGACCTTGATTTTTACCTTGCTCTGACAAAACAACCACAAGTCAGCAGATAGGGGTCAGTACAAACTATCAATCTGTGTTCTACAAAAACTGCTCTGGACATAAGAATAATATTactttggggttcctgggtcactcagttggttaagcctctgcctttggctcaggtcgtgatccagggtcctggagccctgcatctgggctccttgcccaggagggagcctgcttctacctttgcctgccactccccctgcttgtgctatttgtctctctttgacaaataaataagatctttaaaaaaaaaaaagagtaacaagtGTATAAGTGTATAAGTCTCCACTGCATGTATTCAAAGACATGTACAAAAACTCTTTAAATGACtttgacagggtgcctgggtggctcagtgggttaagccgctgccttcagctcaggtcatgatctcagggtcctgggatcgagtcccgcatcgggctctctgctcagcagggagcctgcttcctcctctctctctctgcctgcctctctgcctacttgtgatctctcgctgtcaagtaaataaataaaatctttaagaaaaaaatgactttgacaAATGGGAAAGATACCCTGTGGAGCTAGAATGATTTTCATAGGTGACAATCACAAAATACCTGTATAGAGATTAAAACACAGTGCAATCCACACATACAGGAGGAGGGCAAGGCTAGGAAATAGGAATGTCAAACTTGACTTCAAGTTTAATGAAAACCTAATATACTTCCTCAATGAGGGAACAGCAGCAGACATCACCCTGGGCTATGACAAGAAGAAAATTCAGACAGGATagaaatctttataaattaattattcaCACATTGAATATTATACtcctattttttcttataatgttaaACTAACCTGGAATAAAACTAGAGAACCAAAGAAGAACACCAAGACCCAGGGCATCTGGGtcgcgcagtgggttaaagcctctgcttttggctcaggtcatgatcccagggtcctgggtttgagcctggcatcaggctctctgctcagcagggagcctgcttcccctcctctctctctgcctacttgtgatctctgtcaaataaataaataaatttaaaaaaaaaaaaaagaacaccaagaCCATcaacaagttttaaatttttttttaaagattttatttatttatttgacagagagagatcacaagtaggcagagaggcaggcagagagagagagagaggaggaagcaggctccctgctgagcagagagcctgatgcgggactcgatcccaggaccctgagatcatgacctgagccgaaggcagcggcttaacccactgagccacccaggcgccccaacaagttttaaattttaaaactttgaaattttTCCTGACGGAAAAGTGACTTCATGACAATCCTTAAGGTGATAAAAGAATTTGGGAAAATACTGATTCCTTATCTTTTCTATGCACTTACAAGAATAAACAGTGAAAAATGTGcttatattttagagagacatGTGGTATCAGCACCTGGGCACACAAATACTGagtggctgctgggggtgggtgggctcTGCATCAGTGGTGACCTTCACAACAGACCAGGTGACCTTGTGTATCGGCATGGCCTCAGCAACTGGAAGACAGGGGCTCCTAAGATTCCACGACAGCTCTGACTTTCCAGTTCTGTTATTGTGACTCCAGACAGTTACCTGGCAGCCTGGGTGCTCTGTCTGGCATTCTTACCAGAGCCTAAACTGTAGGCAGTGCCCCAGAGGGACACAGCTGTAGGCAGTGCCTCAGGGCTCTGAGCTCTGGtatcttctgccttgtttttgTGGTTAAGAATTCTTCAGTTGTGGAATGCTGACAAAGTTTGGCCCCAACGTAAGTATGAATTTCATCTAGATACTTTCAACttgtttaattccattttttcccccgcTTAATGAAACTTCAAGGTataatttacaaattataaaacTCACTGGGATTGtatatttcagtgattttttttttagtaatttaccGGGCAGTGCAGCCATCACCAtaaccttttctctctcttttttaaagatttatttatttacttgacagagattgcaagtaggtgGGGGTCGAGGTGGCGGGGGGAGCAGggtcaccgctgagcagagagccctatgcggtgctggatcccaggaccatgacctgagccgaaggcagaagctcagcacactgagccacccaggcaccccacttttcacttgtttctaattatttgtgGGGTTTCTGCTCCCCAGGTTCTGGCTATACTTCTTCTACCACCACAAGCTTCAGCATGGCAGAATCTCTCACCACCTTCTCTGATCCAAGGACAGAAATGAGCATCCTGGAAACCAACCAGTACTTGTGCTCCCAGctggaaaaaagcaaacagaacttCTGGAACCTCATGGAGAAATTCCTCACATCCAAGGCTACTGCTTACATCCTGGCCAACCAGCTGCAGAAATACAGTAAGCCCCCTGGGTTCACAGTCACCAGAGTCATAAATGATGGCCTGTTTTCCCCATGAGAAACTAAACACTGTCCAAACGTTGTTTGCCCTCCATCAAAATCTTATTCTGACTAGACTCCTGGAAAGGTAGAAGTGGGTATTTTACCCTCAATTTGCAGAAGATGGAAACACTGAGGCACAAAGGAATAAAGTTTACAGTGAGAGGTAAGGAGGCGTAGAGGCTAAAACCTAGTTCAgacactgaattattttttctctctcaggaaCATGTGTCAgattctagaaacatataatatcACTGTTGGCTCAAATTTCTCAGGATTCAATTCCAACTTTGACTAAGTACCCCTTTGCAAAGCATTGTGCTAGCTGCACTACGAGTGTATGAGTATTCTTTGCTGCTTTATAGGAGCTTAAAGCTGTCTGTTCCCAACTGAACCGCAGATACCTGGAGATCAGAACATCGATAGCAGACACAGAGGGAAGTCCTGATGCCTAGagcaagatttttttctcatatgaGTTCTAAGAAGCTGTTCCTCACACTCTGGTGAGATTGAAAGTATTTCCAGGAAAATCAGAGACTTTAATACCTTTTTAGTCTCTCCCTGAGTATGAACTTTGCAGACAGCAAGCTAGTCCACGATCTGGGCTTTGAGACGGGTAGCCAGAATAAGGGTGAGGCTAAGAGGGCAAGGCCTCCAGTCCAGCAGATCCAGTCAGTGTAGGAGCTGGCCCTTTCCTCTCCATGCTCAGCTCTCACATTTGGAAATCCTTGGACAATCCCAAACCTGTTGGTAATAGGGGCCGGCGAGGGGGTTGATGTAGTGACCAAGGGAACCATGATGGAGTGAGGACACATGAGAGGCAGGAATATTAGAGGAAGATTCTTGCTGATATTAAAGTGCTGATATTTCAGATTTCTACAGTTATCTTTCACTAAATCAATGGGGGATAAAATTTATTATCCAACTTACTAGACAcggagaaaaaagttaaaaagcctacttattaaagaaggaaaagcttTAGGATGTGGAAAtataagggtttttgtttttgtttttgtttttacatcacTCATTCACATCACAATTGTAAGACAAATTTTTTgaagctagaaaagaaaaaagataccaCCAGATCTTAGTGTAAAGGTATTACAGTGCAGTGATTAAGAGCATGTATCCTGGGGCCAGACTTCTGGGGTCAAATCCAAGTTACCCtctttgtacctcagttttctcatctgtaatggTAATAAGAATAATATTTACCTTTTCAACTAGTAGTGTTGATTACATgatactaattcttttttctttttcttttctttcttatttttttttttaaagaatatttagggacatctgggtggatcagttggttaagcggctgtctttggctcaggtcatgatgccagggtcctgggatcaggtcctgcatcaggatccttgttatgtagagagtctgcttcttcctctccctctgcctgctgttccttctgcttgtgctctctctctttctctcaagtgaatagaatcttaaaaaaacaaggcaactgtttaaaaaaaagaatatttatttatttgacacagattgagagggagaaagagagcacaagcaggtgaaatagcagggagaaggagaagtaggctccctgccgagtatgggctagatcccaggactctgggatcttgacctgacccaatggcagacacttaaccgactgagccaccgaggcatccctacATGATACTAATTCTTGAAAATCTAATAGAACAATGCCATGGAGGCACTATGTATTAGTTTTCCCTCTAACTCAACACCTGGTAGCATTTGAACATACATCTTTCAGATTTTTGCCCCTCCAGATACCTGTTACATAGTTGTATCCAGATAAACTTAGAAATCTTTGAAATTTGGGGGGCATTATTGAAACTCTCAACATGGAGAGCTATCAGTCTTACAACATATGGAGACTTCCCCAACACACAGGATATCAGTACTTCATGTCCTAGGTTAACGGTTTACCTAAGAGGCTATGAGGCTTGGTAAAGTGGCCCAAGATTTGGAGTCAGACCTCAGGAGATAATGAATTCTGACTTGTCTCCTTCCATTTCAGCCATCTTGAGTAAGTTACCTGCCCATGAGCTTCTATTTCCTCATATCTAAAGTGCCATATAGTGTGGGAGATTGAGGAATGAGATGTGGGaatcccagcatggagcctggtaATGGGGTTCCATTTGTCCTTGGGATGGACCCTGCCGCCTCCTCTGAGGGCAGCAATCACAGCAGCATGTCCAGCTTTCCACTGAGGCAGATGTGTCTATTTTCTCAGAGAGTGAAGAGTACAAAGGCCTCATCGAATCCGTGCTGGAGGAAGAAGTGCAGTTTGACAGGGAGCTGGCAGAGAAGACAAGACCGACTGCAAGGCTTGGGTAAGGAGGTACCTTTGTGGGAAAGTGGGAATTACTATGTGAAGTGGGGCAGCCCAGGCTGCTGGTATAAAGAGCACTTTTGTCCAAGGAGAGGGATAAAAAAGTCCATGGCAAGCACAGAACTAGATAAAGACCATTGGTGGGGCTGTGGGAATTGGGTGGTAGAGTAGCTAGGGGCCTGGGGTTCTCCCTTAAATAGCACATGAATAAAATGGAGACAGATACCTGAGTTGGAACACTAGCAGTATGGCTTCTAGTTGTGTGAGCTTGGGCAAATTCACTTGACTTTCCTGCATCTCAGTTTCCTCCACTACTTCAcctgcaaaatgaaaatacaaacagtATCATAACCCTCAGAcggttatgaagattaaatgtatgattccggggcacctgggtggctcaggggggtAAGCCTCGGCCTCCGGTCCAGGTCCTGAtcaggtcctaggatggagccccgcatctgactctttgctcagaggggagcctgttccccctctctctctgcttgcctctccgccTCTTAtgatgcctctctctctctgtgtcaaataaataaataaaatctttaaaaaaaatgcatgattcCAAGTTAGAATCATCTGTGACACATACGAagctctcaacaaatattttctgtgattattatacttttatttttttataggtGTGGTGGTTATCATTAATGGACTAACATTTTCTACCACAAGAGAGATTTTCCCAGCTTTCCAAAGTGCCCTTTCATGATACGTTTCTCctcaactttgattttttttttcccctaagtacCATACTATGTGGAGCACTAACTGTAGGGCTGTTGGGCAGATGGATGATCAAGCAGCTGTTATCTGGAAAATAGGTTATTAATGTGCTGAGGACTAGCATGGTCTATCCTCAGAGGGTATCAAATATAGGCCGGATTGTGGCATTCAAGATGTCTTTTAGCCCTCTGTTGAAATGAAATCTGAGAAGCTCAAGTGTGTATCTACTAAAGCAGAGATACCTGATTGAAGGAAGCCTAGGTCTGGAGCCCTCACCAGCTCTGACACTTTATAGAAGCTCTGTGGGATAGAGTTTGAAAGACGGTCTGTGCAATATCACTCAGTAGGACAGCAGGGAGGAGATTCAGGCATCAGATGAGACAGATGACTATAAATGTCTAGTCCAGCTTTAGGATTATGTGGTTCTCAGTATTAACTGAATACCTGCTTGTGTGTGTACACTCTGTCGAGCACTGTAAGTTGTGTGATACGTAGTACTGTCTCTTACCTCAGAGAGCTCACATTTTGGATTGAAGTCCatgttaaatatttgtataatcattaaaaaatggtGAAGACCCACTTAGAGTGATGTAATTGTTGTTACTCAGAACTAACTTACTCTTCACTATCTCCTGATTATGGCTTATTTTCATGGCACTCAAAAGAATGCTATCTTTCTTGAccctttcattgatttttcttttcatcctttgaATCAACACCACGTGCACCCAGCCAACACTtcggcttgtgtgtgtgtgcaccacaTTTTCTGCATAATGCTGGATGACCTATATTCCATGGAAATGGATGTGGGCTGAATTGAGGAACTGCAGGGGCATCTTTTCAAagtaaagttaatttaaaaagaaacaaacccagtACTGTTTCTTCATTCCCTCTGCCACAGGCAAGTCACACAACTTGTGTAAAAATTCAACTTGGGAAATTTCTTAGGGGCCTTCTATGAGATGTCTCTGCTGAAACTCCCATAAGCTATGTgccattatattttactttaggAAATATGATCCCCTGATTCAGGCTCAGGCCCGAGAACTGACCCACTTACGACAGAGGATACAGGAAGGGAAAGGTGTCTGTTATCTTTTCATTCAGCATACAAAGAGCATGGTCAAGTCTTTTAAGGGCATCCTCAGGAGCACTGACATTGCCCACTACCAGGGACAGAGATTCTGTGAACAACTGGCCCACGGAAGCCAGCTGGCAGAGAACCTTGCCAGCAAACTCGTCACTGGTAAGTTGGCTTACAAGCTATGGAGACCCTTAGATCCTCCCCAAGGTCCTTGCCTCCCATAAGTCCCCATGCTTCCATGACTCTAAGAGTGACTTTTTAGCCAGATGTCCTGTTTTGTGCCCTTCTCAGCCTATTGATAGTGACGCTATCAGGTAGAAATACCTAGGAGCACTCACCTGGGCCCAACATGAGCCCCCACagacatttcctctttcttttaaggATAATTGATTTACAGTAAAATGGCACACTGTAGTGTCAGTGCTGTGAGCTTTGAGAAATGCATACACAGAGGTGTAAGCGCGGCCACAACCGGGATATAGAATAGTTCCATCACCACTCAAAGTTCCTTTGTGCCTCTATGTAGTTGAACATTGTCTCCCACCCCAGTTTCTGGCAGCCACttgatctgttttctgttcctaCAGATTTTCCATCTTCTGAATGTATCggtagtttctttgtttttccactgttgagtactattccattatatagatacaccacttttatttatctacttaccCAGTGAAgggcatttggattatttcctgtGTGGGGCAGTTATGAATAATAGCTATCAAGATTCACATATAGGTTTTTGTgcgaaaatacattttcatttcacttcacttggataaatacctagaagtgggattgctgggtcacatggtaagtgtatgtttaacctagaagaaactgccacactgttttccagtgtggctatACCATTTCAGAGTCGCACTGGCATTGTGTGAAGGTTTCAGCTGTTCCCCTATATCAACTTTTAAtaatttcaggtttttgttcttttgctttttgtctttttagcaAAAGTGTAGGTGCGGGAGAAgacactgtggttttaatttgcatttccttaatagcTAATGATTTTAAGGATCTTTTCATATGCCCATTTACTGTCCTTATATCTTTGGTGAAGCCAGTATTcaaacattttgtcattttaaaattgagttggTTGTTCTTATATTATCAAGTCTTGAGGGTTCTTTACATTTCTGGATACGAGTCCTTTATGAGatatttaatttgcaaatattttctcccggactatggtttatcttttcattctttagcagTGTCCTCAGAGAgcagaatttcttaattttaatgaagtccaatttatggatcatgcttttgtaGTTATATATCTGAGAACTCTTTGCCTAAAACAAGgtccttttcctttccatataaattttacattcaGCTTaccattaccttttttttttaatattttatttttttaatagagatcacaagtaggcagagaggcaggcagagagagaaagggaaataggctccctgctgagcagagagcccgatgaggggctcaatcccaggaccctgagatcatgacctgagctgaaggcagaggctttaacccattgagccacccaggcacccccattactgttttaaaaaaacagcagcagcaacaaaatCCTCTTGGGATTTTGAGTGACATTGTTTTGAATCTATGAAAAGTTTGAGGAGGattgacatttttaataatgctgaggttttgttttgggggtttttttgccagagagagatcacaagtaggcggggagGCGGTGGTGgtgaggagcaggctccctgttgagcagagaccctgagatcatgacctgagcccaaggcagaggcttaacccactgagcctcccagtgcCCCAGTGCTGAGTTTtctggggcacttgagtggctcagttggttgagtgtctgactcttggttttgaatcaggtcctgatctcagggtcctgggattgagccctgtgtgggttctctccctctgcctctcccctgctcgctcactctcactgaaataaataaatcttaaaataatactgAGTTTTCTAACTCAGTAATAATACTGAGTTTCATAGTGCCTTGttaggttgaggaagttccctttttttttttaaattttttattttttataaacatatatttttatcccccagggtacaggtatgtgaatcaccaggtttacacacgaagaagttccctttttaaatttattcatatttgaatgaacaaacaaaaattttgttttttgttttatgatggTGACTGCTGACAGTAAAGAAAATTAAGTCTCCTAATGCAAACATGAGCAGGCATGGTCCAACCAAGAAATGTTTCCAAGTTACTTGAGaaagttctttttattccttattttccaaaagttttattttgaatagcTGTCGAACTCagatgtattttattcatttattgaaatgatcgaATATTATATCATAAGACCCTGGGTCCTATTAAAACcctatggaaattattttttagcaGGCAGTCAACACCATTAGGTTCAGACTCCCAAGTTCTGTCTCACCTTTCAATGCCTCTGATAGGCAGCTGTTTGGGTTGGTCCAGCAAATACGTTACTCAGGTTTAGTCTGGATTAGGTGGTAGTTTATGTGGTAATTCAGTTCTCTAATCCTTTGTCATGATTCGTTGGGTCTATTCCACATATATTCGGTTTGGGGGTGAGTCCTGGGACTTTTGTCAGCTCATAGACCATTTTCTagcctttcttctctctggtATTTCTTCCATACTTTTTAGTTTCCCAAGGGTCCCTTTTCCAAATTCTTCTGTTCAGAAAGATTGAGTTCACTCAGAGATTTCTCTTCTCACACTATGTTGCAGTTCTGCATCACTGGGGCTACTTTGAGAGCGAGGAgacaagaaaatagagaaatagaaaataaaagggagcATTCTTCACACTTTTTAGGCAAGAGGTCCCTTTTTCCTGGTTCTTTTGATCAAAGAGTTAGATTCTCCATTGTGATTTAGGTCACAATTCAGCTGCCTTGACAATATAGTTCTGCAACTGTGGTGATCTCTAGTTggggtcaggaaaaaaaaaggaaggggagattCTCTTCATACACTCTGGCAAGCACAGGTGCCTTTGTCCAGTCATTTGGTTAGAAGGGCTAGGTGGGTTCTCCTGAAGTTTTTGGCTCCTCCGAGATTGCAGTGTGTTCTTCATGAGAGCCTAACAGGACACACAACCTTGTTCTAGCCAGCAGCTAGCTGTGTGGCAAAAATGGATGTTACAGCTGGAGAAGTCCACAAGGCAGCTGAGCAAGGATTCTGAGCATCGgacaaaagacattttaaactttttgccTTGGCTTGGTAGCAGATGTCATGGTAATGATTTGCCATACCAGGAAAACACCATCAGTGTTTCTCAGGAAAACCTGCCAGGCTACTTCTCTAAAGACACAACCTAAGCCTTCTCTCTCAGAGCCTTCTGAACAAACATGCAGAGTGTTTGTTTCCAATCATATAGGGCCCCATATTTGTGATCAGATACAATCACATATGATCAGAAACACAGTACTGATCCTATAGGCCCTCGTATTTGTAATGTGTGAAATGGGACTTGCTCAATTTCTGACtggctgtttctgttttttggctCACAGAAAATTACAATGATAAGAAGGATGAAGATGGACAGGAGCCATTGGCACCCAGGTAAATGAATATGAAGTGATGACAGAATTGTGAAGTCTAGAGAAGACTTGAGAAGCTATAGCCACGAGGCCAAATGCCCAGATGCAGGGAAAAAACTCAAAAACTGCTGATTgtacctatttctttctttctttctttttcttttacatttttaaaaagattttatttatttgagagagagagaaagcatgagaaggggggagagtcagaggaagaaacagactccctgctgagcagggagccccatgcaagactccatcctggcactccaggatcatgacctgagtcaaaggccattgcttaaccacctgagccacccaagtacccctgaTTGTacctgtttcattcattcatcataaCAGTGTTTGTCCTTTGAAACAATGCTGTCTGTTCTCTGTGCAGTTCTTGTATTGGTTACCATTTCCTAGTAATTCATTAAGTTTAGTTAGACTAGAGTCAGTCTGACATAAGGGCCAGAGATCCCTGGTTTCTGTATTCTAAAAACctgtactgttaaaaaaaaaaaaaagaaaagaaaagaaaaaagaaagaaagaaagaaaaaaaaaaacagaatgagacATTGTCTCAGGAGCCAGTATTTAGGGGACCACTTCATATTATATTAAACAAAAGTTGTCCACAGCGTTTTGAAACTGTTATCCTAGGTCTTTGTGTGTCATTGAGTGTATTTTCTCAAATAGCCGGGTCTACTTCCTCATCCACATGTTACGTAATCAGCACACAGaacagctgctgctgctcccttTTGCCCAGCTCTATGTACAGTAACCCCCGTCAGAAGTAGAGTGTTAATGCTTTCTTTCTCATCCAGTTGGCCTCTTTGATTTCTGGTGTCTAATCCAGGAGCTTCAGACAGGACCACT encodes the following:
- the LOC116600553 gene encoding neuroblastoma breakpoint family member 6-like protein isoform X2, whose protein sequence is MAESLTTFSDPRTEMSILETNQYLCSQLEKSKQNFWNLMEKFLTSKATAYILANQLQKYKSEEYKGLIESVLEEEVQFDRELAEKTRPTARLGKYDPLIQAQARELTHLRQRIQEGKGVCYLFIQHTKSMVKSFKGILRSTDIAHYQGQRFCEQLAHGSQLAENLASKLVTENYNDKKDEDGQEPLAPRLSKELQEEVNEAQEDSLDERYLTHSSRCDSDQPPSSSAFPSDVQEASSAVEVTKDEIHNLYQHLREILFINDCLQEKLEHHLSISDQGNGCTSNLNRQSLESASQLYNENRGIREESLSLLAHLNRISRGKN
- the LOC116600553 gene encoding neuroblastoma breakpoint family member 6-like protein isoform X3, with translation MAESLTTFSDPRTEMSILETNQYLCSQLEKSKQNFWNLMEKFLTSKATAYILANQLQKYKSEEYKGLIESVLEEEVQFDRELAEKTRPTARLGKYDPLIQAQARELTHLRQRIQEGKGVCYLFIQHTKSMVKSFKGILRSTDIAHYQGQRFCEQLAHGSQLAENLASKLVTENYNDKKDEDGQEPLAPRLSKELQEEVNEAQEDSLDERYLTHSSRCDSDQPPSSSAFPSDVQEASSAVEVTNEIHNLYQHLREILFINDCLQEKLEHHLSISDQGNGCTSNLNRQSLESASQLYNENRGIREESLSLLAHLNRISRGKN
- the LOC116600553 gene encoding neuroblastoma breakpoint family member 6-like protein isoform X4 — protein: MAESLTTFSDPRTEMSILETNQYLCSQLEKSKQNFWNLMEKFLTSKATAYILANQLQKYKSEEYKGLIESVLEEEVQFDRELAEKTRPTARLGKYDPLIQAQARELTHLRQRIQEGKGVCYLFIQHTKSMVKSFKGILRSTDIAHYQGQRFCEQLAHGSQLAENLASKLVTENYNDKKDEDGQEPLAPRLSKELQEEVNEAQEDSLDERYLTHSSRCDSDQPPSSSAFPSDVQEASSAVEVTRCTSNLNRQSLESASQLYNENRGIREESLSLLAHLNRISRGKN
- the LOC116600553 gene encoding neuroblastoma breakpoint family member 6-like protein isoform X1, which gives rise to MAESLTTFSDPRTEMSILETNQYLCSQLEKSKQNFWNLMEKFLTSKATAYILANQLQKYKSEEYKGLIESVLEEEVQFDRELAEKTRPTARLGKYDPLIQAQARELTHLRQRIQEGKGVCYLFIQHTKSMVKSFKGILRSTDIAHYQGQRFCEQLAHGSQLAENLASKLVTENYNDKKDEDGQEPLAPRLSKELQEEVNEAQEDSLDERYLTHSSRCDSDQPPSSSAFPSDVQEASSAVEVTKDEIHNLYQHLREILFINDCLQEKLEHHLSISDQGNGCTSNLNRQSLESASQLYNENRGIREESLSLLAHLNRISRGKWSKPTRQSIALDPQGGQSASLSCALLIFPATCLYILTQPMSA